From the genome of Candidatus Microthrix subdominans, one region includes:
- a CDS encoding GNAT family N-acetyltransferase, which translates to MSSPIRHCENDDAGARLTYEAIDFDDAAQRDWLVADLRRAADDPGTERPQWWIEAPDHAADDVAAAAGWERVRSLVQLRRPLPLDPPPQVTGLRTFDADRDIDAWLALNNEAFAWHPDQGYQNRAGLAIELAAPWVDLEGFFVVDAGQADGTAAGDNPESGVTGGLDGFCWTKFHPADGDDPSLGEVYVIATAAHARGRGLGRALVEVGMDHQHRVRGAEVAMLWTEADNEAALGLYEAMGYAIHHTNVAYAPVDDR; encoded by the coding sequence GTGAGTTCCCCGATCCGCCACTGCGAGAACGACGACGCCGGTGCCCGGCTGACCTACGAGGCGATCGATTTCGATGATGCGGCGCAACGGGACTGGCTTGTGGCCGACCTGCGCCGCGCAGCCGACGACCCCGGCACCGAACGACCACAATGGTGGATCGAGGCGCCCGACCACGCCGCCGACGACGTCGCAGCGGCCGCCGGTTGGGAGCGGGTCCGCTCGCTGGTGCAGCTGCGCCGCCCACTCCCTCTTGACCCACCGCCCCAGGTCACGGGCCTCAGGACCTTCGACGCCGATCGCGACATCGATGCCTGGCTGGCGCTCAACAACGAGGCGTTCGCCTGGCATCCCGACCAGGGTTATCAGAACCGCGCCGGCCTGGCGATCGAGCTGGCGGCGCCCTGGGTCGACCTCGAGGGGTTTTTTGTCGTCGATGCCGGCCAGGCCGACGGCACCGCTGCCGGGGATAACCCCGAGTCTGGTGTCACCGGTGGCCTCGATGGCTTCTGCTGGACCAAGTTTCACCCTGCCGACGGCGACGACCCGTCGTTGGGTGAGGTGTATGTGATCGCCACCGCTGCCCATGCCAGGGGGCGGGGCCTGGGGCGGGCCCTCGTCGAGGTGGGCATGGATCACCAGCATCGGGTGCGCGGCGCCGAGGTGGCCATGCTGTGGACCGAGGCCGACAACGAGGCGGCGCTCGGCCTGTACGAGGCGATGGGCTACGCCATCCACCACACCAACGTCGCCTACGCACCGGTCGACGACCGATGA
- a CDS encoding NTP transferase domain-containing protein encodes MGDSVAVAARSDLVGVALAAGAGRRLWPLTLERPKVLCPVGGRPLLGWALDSLVGVVDEVVVNVHHHSAVMLAWLEWACGGRAGGGGPPADFWRSFASRPPELPTGPEVTRIGTLPVRGPAALGPEADLWASIEGPEALGTAGALGSLAGFLDGRGVLAVNADTLTDANLAQVVAAWDGERPLVAYGGPGAFRPGVDVVASITPWESIVGLPATPSGLFGHLWRHAETSGALHSLSVDTRVFDCGTPQRYLAANLAVAGGLTSMEGQPIAAPSPVGLTRSVLWSGAEVIEGEVLDGAIRTTAGRTVLARPVPTVAGHAE; translated from the coding sequence ATGGGCGACAGTGTTGCAGTTGCTGCCCGGTCCGACCTGGTCGGGGTGGCGCTGGCCGCCGGGGCGGGCCGGCGGCTGTGGCCGTTGACGCTGGAGCGCCCGAAGGTGCTGTGCCCGGTCGGTGGCCGCCCCCTGCTCGGGTGGGCGCTCGACTCGCTGGTCGGCGTGGTCGATGAGGTCGTCGTCAACGTGCATCACCATTCGGCCGTGATGCTGGCGTGGCTGGAGTGGGCGTGCGGCGGTCGAGCGGGTGGAGGCGGGCCGCCGGCCGACTTCTGGCGTTCCTTTGCGTCGCGTCCGCCCGAGTTGCCCACCGGTCCGGAGGTGACGCGAATCGGCACCTTGCCGGTCCGGGGGCCCGCTGCGCTCGGCCCGGAAGCCGACCTGTGGGCCTCGATCGAAGGCCCGGAGGCGCTGGGCACGGCAGGTGCCCTCGGCTCGCTGGCGGGTTTTCTCGATGGACGCGGTGTGCTGGCGGTCAACGCCGACACCCTCACCGACGCCAACCTGGCCCAGGTTGTCGCCGCCTGGGACGGCGAGCGCCCCCTGGTTGCCTACGGCGGCCCGGGCGCATTTCGCCCCGGTGTGGACGTGGTGGCCTCGATCACCCCGTGGGAGTCGATCGTCGGGCTGCCCGCCACGCCCTCCGGGCTGTTCGGCCACCTCTGGCGCCATGCTGAGACGTCCGGTGCCCTTCACAGCCTGTCGGTCGATACCCGGGTGTTCGATTGCGGCACCCCGCAGCGCTACCTGGCGGCCAACCTTGCCGTGGCGGGCGGGCTCACCTCCATGGAGGGCCAACCGATCGCCGCGCCGTCGCCGGTAGGGCTCACCCGTAGCGTGTTGTGGAGCGGGGCCGAGGTGATCGAGGGCGAGGTGCTCGATGGGGCGATCCGCACGACCGCCGGCCGAACCGTGCTGGCGCGCCCCGTCCCGACGGTGGCCGGGCACGCTGAATAG
- the rlmN gene encoding 23S rRNA (adenine(2503)-C(2))-methyltransferase RlmN, with translation MSPRSSAVGPYDLDRDGIADWLAAGSERRGNAPSYRVDQLWDGLYAQGGPPENWTNLPKALRQRFAEELPPALTEVRRSTGDGGDTVKWLWALHDGATIETVLMVYDDRATVCVSSQAGCAMACGFCATGQDGFTRHLSVGEIVEQVMVARHVSPRRVSNVVFMGMGEPLANYGPTVATLRRLRDDVGLSARHLTVSTVGMVPAIRRLAAEELPVGLAISVHAATDALRDELVPINRRHNLESLVDAAIDWREQTGRRVSFEWALIDGVNDTPEQLDALIELADQARAHVNFIPLNPTPGWPTKGTPPAGVRFARERLARAGITVTVRDTRGDDIDAACGQLASRTRDESAVAIAAPHRR, from the coding sequence ATGAGCCCCCGAAGCAGCGCCGTCGGCCCCTACGACCTCGACCGAGACGGCATCGCCGACTGGCTCGCTGCGGGATCGGAGCGGCGCGGGAACGCGCCGTCGTACCGGGTCGATCAGCTCTGGGACGGGCTCTACGCGCAGGGAGGACCGCCGGAGAACTGGACCAACCTGCCCAAGGCGCTGCGCCAACGCTTCGCCGAGGAACTGCCGCCCGCCCTCACCGAGGTGCGCCGCAGCACCGGAGACGGGGGCGACACAGTGAAGTGGTTGTGGGCGCTGCATGACGGAGCCACGATCGAAACCGTCCTGATGGTCTACGACGACCGGGCGACGGTGTGCGTCTCCAGCCAGGCGGGCTGCGCCATGGCCTGTGGGTTCTGCGCCACCGGCCAGGATGGCTTCACCCGCCACCTCAGCGTCGGCGAGATCGTCGAGCAGGTGATGGTGGCCCGGCACGTTTCACCTCGGCGCGTCTCCAACGTCGTCTTCATGGGGATGGGGGAACCGCTGGCCAACTACGGCCCGACCGTCGCGACGCTCCGGCGGCTGCGCGACGACGTCGGGCTGTCGGCGCGCCACCTGACCGTGTCGACGGTCGGCATGGTGCCCGCCATCCGGCGGTTGGCCGCCGAGGAACTGCCGGTCGGCCTGGCGATCTCGGTCCACGCCGCCACCGATGCGCTGCGCGACGAGCTGGTGCCGATCAACCGCCGCCACAACCTCGAATCGCTCGTCGATGCCGCCATCGACTGGCGTGAGCAGACCGGGCGCCGCGTGAGCTTCGAATGGGCGCTGATCGACGGCGTCAACGACACGCCCGAGCAGCTCGATGCGCTGATCGAGCTGGCCGACCAGGCCCGAGCCCACGTCAATTTCATCCCGCTCAACCCAACCCCGGGCTGGCCGACCAAGGGCACGCCCCCGGCCGGGGTTCGTTTCGCGCGCGAGCGCCTGGCCCGGGCGGGCATCACCGTCACCGTGCGCGACACCCGGGGCGACGACATCGACGCCGCCTGCGGCCAGCTGGCCTCGCGCACCCGGGATGAATCCGCGGTCGCCATCGCTGCGCCCCACCGACGCTGA